TTATGTATCGTACATGTACGAATGGAGAGATCCGATGAAGACGTCTGCTTTCCTCCTCGCCGCCTTGCTCGCAATTCCTGGCGCAGCCTTTGCGGGGGACCAGGCTGCCAAGACCTCGCTTCCGCCAAAGCCGGCCGTCGAGCAGAAGGCGGTTCTCGACTACAAGGCGACAGGTTCAGTGGTCCGGACGGAGCAGTCGACCGCCACGGGCGAAGCGGGCCGGCAAGGTAAGAAGCTCGGCATCGACGTCAGCCCGTGGATCATGCCGACATACAACTGACATTGTCGAACGTCAGGCGGGCGGCGCGAAACCAGCGCCTCCCTCCATCGATTGTGCGATGCGGAAAATGGGTTGATTGAGCCGTGGACGCGCTGTAAGCGAAACGCATGACCCATCTGCCGGACCGCCTCCTCACAGGCTATCGGAACTTCATGACCGGGCGCTATCAGTCCGAGAGTTCCCGCTATCGAAGTCTGGCGCGAGAGGGCCAAAAGCCGGAGATCATGGTCGTCGCGTGCTGCGATTCCAGGGCAGCGCCCGAGACCATCTTCGACGTCGGGCCCGGCGAACTCTTCGTGTTGCGAAACGTCGCCAATCTGGTGCCGCCCTACGAGCCGGACGGCGAGTATCACTCGACTTCGGCTGCCCTCGAATTTGCAGTGCAGAGCCTCAAGGTCCGCAATATCGTGGTGATGGGCCATGGCCGCTGCGGCGGCATAAAGGCCGCGCTTGCCCCGGAATCGGAGCCCCTTTCGCCCGGAGACTTCATCGGCAAATGGATGAGTCTGGTCGCGCCTTCGGCCGACGCGGTGTCGAAGAACACAATGATGACGGCGACCGAGCGCCAGACCGCGCTGGAACGCATCTCGATCCGCTTCTCGATCGCCAACCTGAGGACTTTTCCGTGCGTGCGCATTCTCGAGGAGAAGGGCAAGCTCTCGCTCCACGGCGCCTGGTTCGACATCTCGACCGGAGAGCTGTGGGTCATGAACCGCCAGACCGGCGACTTCGAACGGCCCGATATAGGCTGAACTGTCTGCTGGCAGAGGAACGGGCCGGCATCGCTGCAGGCCCGACCTGTTATCGGCGATAAGCGTGCTGCGGCCTTAGGCCAGCCTGGCGTCCAGCGTCACCTCGATGGCGCCAAGCGCCTTCGACACCGGGCAGCCGGCCTTGGCCTTCTCGGCCAGCTCCTTGAACTTGGCCGCGTCGAGGCCGGGAACGGTTCCCACCAGCGTCAGCGCGCTCTTGGTGATGCCGGTGCCCGGGATGAGCGTCACCGCGGCCTTGGCGTCGAGTTTCTCTGCGGGGGTGCCGTTTTCCGCCAGGAAGTGCGAAAGCTGCATGGCGAAGCAGCTGGCATGCGCCGCTGCGATAAGCTCTTCCGGATTTGTGCCCGACTTTCCGCTCTCGTCCTCGAACCGCATCTTGAAGGAATAGGGCTGGCTCTTGAACACCCCGCTTTGGAGGTCGATCGTGCCGGACCCTTCCTTGAGCGTGCCCTTCCAGACGGCTGAAGCTGTGCGATCCATGAGTATCTCCTTGGTTGTCGAAAACCGGGCCGGCGCCTGACAGATAGAGGCCGGCGATAGGGGGAACTATAGCGCGCCACGCGTGCCGTTCCATGGCCCAATTATCGGGAGGCGCAGCCGACGCCACGCCGGGATGTCCTGCTCGCTTCGGCCCTACGACCGCGCGGCGATCGCTGCCGCCGCTCCCGCCATCGTGCCGGCGCTGATACGGTTGGCGATGCGCATGGCGCGCGGGCTGCGGATCAGCCGCCGCGCCTGCGCCGCCGCGAGCACCCAGGTGCAGTCGATGGCGATGAGCACCAGCGCCATGGTCAGCGTCAGCTCGGCCCATCCGACGACCGTCACGCTGGTCAAGTCGATGATCGTCGGCAGCAGGGCGAGATAGAACATCATGATCTTCGGATTGCCGAGCGTGACGGCCATGCCGGTCAGGAACAGCTTCATCGGCGAATCCTCGCGCGGCAACTCGCTCTCGCTCACCGCGACCGGCGCCGTCCACATCTTCCAGGCGAGATAGACGAGATAGGCGATACCAGCCCACTTCACGGCGACGAAGACGATGTGGAAGGTCTGCGCGATATAGGCCAGCCCGAACACCGCCAGCGACAGCCAGATCGCCTCACCGATCCACATGGCCATCAGGAAGGGCAGCACGTCGCGAAAACCCTTGGAGATGACGCGGGCGACGAGCGCCGCGATGGAGGGGCCAGGCGAGCCCGCCGCGACCAGCAGCGCGCCGGCGAAGATCAGGAGAGAGGACAGTTCCATGGACGGCCTTTCCTTCCGTGTCGCGATCCCGAGGCCAAGCTCTACCACAAGTCCGCACGTTTCGCGCACTCCGGGTCGCCGCTGTTGCTGGATTTCGTAGGTCCAGCGACACGCGGCTCTCGACAGCTTGGGTTTGGCGGGCTGCAATGCAAGGATGCCCGAGCCTGGAGTTCGGGCACGCCGCGACGGCGATCGGCGGCGGGAACATGGAGAGGGGAGTTCTCGAATGGCGAAGAAGAAGGTCCTGCTTGCAGGCGAATCCTGGGTGTCGACGTCGACGCACATCAAGGGCTTCGACCAGTTTCCGACGGTCACCTACCACACCGGCGCCGACACTTTGCTCGAAGCGTTGAAGACGTCGGCCTTCGACGTGACCTTCATGCCCGCGCATGAGGCGCAGCGCGCCTTCCCGCAGACGATGGAGGCCTTGTCGGCCTATGACGCGGTCGTGCTGTCGGACCTCGGGGCGAACACGCTGCTGCTTCATCCGGACACCTGGATCCATTCGAAGCCGACGCCGAACCGCCTGCGTCTGCTGCGCGACTATGTGCATGCCGGCGGTGGCCTGCTGATGTTCGGCGGCTACTACAGCTTCCAGGGCATCAACGGCGGCGCGCGCTATCGCAAGACCCCGGTCGAGGACGTGCTGCCGGTTTCATGCCTGCCCGTGGACGATCGGGTCGAGGTCCCGGAGGGTTTCACGCCGGTCGTCGGCGGACCGTCAGACCACCCGATCCTGCGCGGGCTCGGCGCCGACTGGCCGATCCTGCTCGGCTTCAACGAGGTCGCCGTGAAGGACGGCGCCGAGGTGCTCGCGACCGTCTCGTCCGACTACGGCTCGCTGCCGCTGCTGGTGACGGGGCGGTCTGGCAAGGGCCGCACCGTCGCATGGACTTCCGATGTCGGGCCGCACTGGCTGCCGCCGCAGTCCTCCGCCTGGGACGGCTATCCAAGACTGTTCGGGCAGATGCTCGCCTGGGCGACGGGCGACGACTGAACGAGGTCGGACGGCGGGAGGGAGCGGTCCCCAAGGCAGTCGCTTGAAAGGCTCGCCCGGACGTACCTCCACCCCTACCCCTCCCCACAAGGGGGAGGGGGACGTGTTTGCCACCGTGCCCGGCCAAGATCATCGACGTTGCGCGCGGGACAAAGGCGCGGCAGGGCCCCCTCCCCCTTGTGGGGAGGGGTAGGGGTGGGGGTATTCGCTTCAAGCCATCGCCCTGGAGCGGTTCTCCCTCCGCTTGACAGGTCCGCGAAATTGCTCGCCTATGTACAGTTGTGCTCAAACCTGTCCTACAGGATTGGGCGCTCTGCACGGGAGGGCAGAGTGCAGCAGGCTCCGGAGGAGACGAGCCGCAGCCTGGTCAGCCAGGCCATCGGCGCCATCACGCAGCACATGCGCGCCCACGACCTCGGGCCGGGCGACCGGCTGCCGAGCGAATCCCAGCTGTCGCGCGAGATGGGAGTGTCCCGCACAGTGGTGCGCGAAGCATTCCGCTCGCTCGCCGCGATGCGCCTCATCGAACTCAGCGCGGGCAAACGCGCCGTCATCGCCGAACTGGACTACGGCGTCATGTCGCCCGTCATCGAGCATGGCGTGCAGACCGAGCAGATCTCGATCCAGCAGATCTACGACGTGCGGCGCACCATCGAGATGCGCACCGCGGCGCTGGCGTCGCTGCGAAGGTCCGAAGACGAGAGCGCCCGCATCCTTGCCCACACGGAAGGAATGCGCGCCAATTTCGAGAACCTCCCGGCGCTGATGGAACACGACCTCGCCTTCCACTTGGAAATCGCCAAGGCGGCGAGGAACCCCGTCTTCACGCTGATCGTCGGCGCGTTCGACGGCGTGACGCGGCAGACCTGGCCGATCGGCTGGCGCAGCCGCAGCCGTGTCGAGGACCAGTTGGCCATGATCGACCTCCACCGCGAACTGGCCGAGGCGATCGCCGCAGGCGACCCGGCCCGGGCGCAGGACCTGATGGCGAAGCACTTCGACCGCAGCGTCAAGGCGCTCGTCGACGCGGGCATGGCATGAGGGCGCCGCGATGAAGATCTCCCGGATCGAGACCATCCGCATCGACGAGCGCCCGAACCTGCTCTGGGTCCGCGTCCACACCGACGAGGGGCTGGTCGGACTGGGCGAGACCTTCTTCATGGCCGAGACGGTGGAGACCTACATCCACGAGTTCGTCGCGCCACGGGTCATCGGCCGCGACCCGATGCAGATCGACCTCCTGGCTTCCGACCTGACCGGCTATCTTGGCTTCCGCTCGACCGGCGCGGAGATGCGCGGCAATTCCGCCTTCGACATCGCGCTGTGGGATCTGTTCGGCAAGGCAACCGGGCAGCCCATCGCGCAACTGCTGGGCGGCTTCAGCCGGCAGGAGATCCGCACCTACAACACCTGCGCTGGCACCGAGTACATCAAGGAGGCGACCGGCCAGCAGGCGGCAAACTTCGGGCTCGGGAACAAGGGTTCCTACGACGACCTCAACGGCTTCCTTCACCGCGCCGACGAGCTTGCGCAGTCGCTGCTCGACGAAGGCACCACGGCGATGAAAATCTGGCCGTTCGACATGGCGGCCGAGAAGACGCGCGGCCAGTACATATCGAGCGCCGACCTGAAGGCTGCCCTCAAGCCGTTCGAGAAGATCCGCAAGGCCGTCGGAGACCGCATGGACATCATGGTCGAGTTCCATTCGCTGTGGCAGCTCCTGCCGGCGATGGAGATCGCGCGCGAGCTGGCTCAGTTCCGGACCTTCTGGCACGAGGACCCGATCCGCATGGACAGCCTTTCCAGCCTCAAGCGCTACGCGGAGGCCTCGCGCGCGCCCATCTGCGCCTCCGAGACGCTGGGCTCGCGCTGGGCCTTCCGCGACCTGCTGGAAACCGGCGCCGCCGGCATCGTCATGCTCGACGTCAGCTGGTGCGGCGGCCTCTCGGAAGCGCGCAAGATCGCCGCCATGGCCGAGGCCTGGCACCTGCCTGTGGCGCCGCACGACTGCACGGGACCTGTCGTGCTGTGCGCCTCCACGCACCTGTCGCTGAATGCGCCCAACGCGCTGGTGCAGGAGAGCGTACGCGCCTTCTACCGCACTTGGTACCGCGACCTGGTGACGGCCCTGCCCGAGGTGCGGAACGGCATGATCACCGTGCCGCCCGGCCCCGGGCTCGGCATGGAATTGAATCCGGAGATGGACAGGCTCTTCAGCGTCCGTCGACGATCAAGCGAGGCCACCTGACCGGGAGGGTCGGCGGCCAAAACACAAGTGGAGGAGAGCATGAAGAGACTGTTTGCAGTACTTGTCGCCTGCACCGCACTGGCCGGAGGAGCGCCGACCCCGGCAAGCGCGCAGGAACCGATGAACATCGTGTTCACGCACCATTCGTCGGCCTCAAACCCGTTCTGGCAGGCGGTGAAGAAGGGCTTCGACGACGCCTGCGCCAAGCTCCAGGCCAATTGCCAGATGATCTTCACCCAGACCGAAGGCTCGATCGAGCAGCAGTCGGCCAACATGCTGGCCGCGCTGGCGGGCAAGCCCGATGCGCTGATCACCTCGATCGTCGACAACAACGCCTTCGACCAGATCATCGCCGACGCCCGCGCCGCCGGCGTCACCGTCATCGCCTCCAACGTCGACGACACCGAAGGTGCTGCCGGCAATGCCCGCCAGGCCTTCATCGGCCAGGGTTTCATCCCTGCCGGCTATGAGCTCGGGAAGAAGATGTCCGAGTTCTTCCCGAAGGAGGGCAAGATCAAGGCGCTCGTCGGCGTCTCGGCGCCCGGCCAGAACTGGTCGGAACAGCGCGCCGCCGGCGTCATGAAGTTCCTCGAGGAGTACAAGGCGGCGAACAGCGGCCGCGAGGTGGTGATCGAGCGTCTCGACACCGGCACGGACGGCGCCGTCGTGGCCGACCGCGTCGGCGCCTATCTGGCCGCCAATCCGGACACCACGGTCTATTTCGACACCGGCCTGTGGCACGCCTATGTGGCGCAGGTGCTCGTCGACCGAGGCGTCGAGCCCGGCAAGGTGCTGATGGGCGGATTCGACATCGTCGCCGAGGTGCTGCAGCAGATGGAAGCCGGCTACATCCAGGTCCAGGTCGACCAGCAGCCCTACATGCAGGGCTTCATGCCGGTCATGGAGGCGTACCTCACCAAGACCGTCGGCCTGCTGCCGGCCGACATCGACACCGGCAAGGGCATCATCGTCAAGGAAGACGTGCCGAAGCTGATGGAACTCGCCAAGCAGGGCGTGCGGTAGAACCACGATCGCCCCCTCCACCGCCTGCGGCGGTCCCCCTCCCCCGCTGCGCAGGGGAGGAGCCGCGGCGGTACCGCTGGCACAACCTGGATCCTCCCCCGTTTTCGGGGGAGGGGGACCGCCGCAGGCGGTGGAGGGGGCGACCCTTCACATCCCGGCGGAGACACTCCTCCCCTAGCCCGGAGCCTTCATGAAGCGCCTCATGAAAATCTACCTGGAGAAGCCGGAACTCGCCGCTGTGGTGTTCCTGCTGCTCCTGCTCATCGTCTTCCAGTTCCGTTCGAACGGTGTGTTCCTCAGCACGCAGAACCTGCGCGGCATGCTGGGCCTGCTGCCTGAGATGGGGCTGGTCGCCATCGGCGTGACCCTCCTGATGATCTGCGGGGAGTTCGACCTTTCGGTCGGCTCGGTTTTCGCGCTGACCCCGATGACGATGGCGGTGCTGCTTGCCGCCGGCGTGCCCTTCGCCTCCGCCTTTGCCGCCGGCCTCGTCGTTGCGCTTCTCGTCGGCTTCGTCAACGGCTTCATCACCATCAAATTCGCCATACCGAGCTTCATCACCACGCTCGGCATGATGTTCGTCGCGCGTTCGCTCACCGTCGTGATCTCGGGCGGATTCCCACCGCTGATTCCGGCGAACGCGCTGCCCAAATGGCTCTTCACCATCTATGTCGGGCCGGGCGAGCTGTTCCGCATGTCCTTCTTCTGGTTCCTCGCCATCGCGATCCTGGTGTCGATGCTGATGTCGCGCACCAATTTCGGCAACTGGGTGCGCGCGACAGGCGGCTTCCTGCCGGCCGCGCAGTCGATGGGCATCCCGACGGCGCGCGTGAAGATCGCCTGCTTCATGATCTGCTCGCTGCTCGTCGGCTTCGCAGGCACCATCCAGGTCATGCGCCTCGGCGCGCCGCTGCCGTCGATCGGCGAGGGGCTGGAGCTGCAGGCGGTGGCGGCCGCCGTGATCGGCGGCACCTCGCTGATGGGCGGCGTCGGCACGATCCTCGGCGGCATCGTGGGCGCCGTCCTCATCCGCGTCATCGACAACGGCCTTGTGCTGTCCCAGGTCGACGCCAACTGGTTCAAGATGGCGATCGGCCTGCTGACCATCTTCGCCGTGGTGGTGAACGCGTGGATGCGCAAGCGGGCCCGCGCGATCAAGGTGGAGACCTAGATGACCGCCCCCATCATCGAGATCCGGAACCTGCAGAAGTGGTACTCGGGCGTCCACGCGCTCAAGAACGTCTCGCTCGACATCTACCCCAACGAGGCGCTCGGGCTCGTCGGCGACAATGGCGCCGGCAAGTCGACGCTGATCAACATCCTCTCCGGCACGCAGCGGGCGGACGGCGGCGAGATCAGGATGGAAGGCACGCCGGTCGACTTCGCCAACCCGCGCGAGGCGATGGAGCGCGGCATAGAAACGATCTACCAGTACAACTCGATGGTGCCGACCATGACGATTGCGCGCAACGTCTTCATCGGCCGCGAGCCGGTGAAGGCGTCGCTGTTCGGCATCGGCATCCTCGACCAGAAGAAGATGCGCGAGGAAAGCGTCAGGGCGATCGCCGACGTCGACCTTCACCTGCGTTCGCCGGACGCCCTTGTCGGCGAACTGTCAGGCGGCCAGCGGCAGGGCGTTGCGATCGCGCGCGCAATGCACTTCAAGTCGAAGGTGATGATCCTGGACGAGCCGACCAATCACCTGTCGGTGAAGGAGACCAACAAGGTGATCGGCTTCGTGCGCGGGCTGAAGGCGCAGAAGATCACCGGCGTCTTCATCAGCCACAACATGCACCACGTCTTCGACTGCTGCGACCGCGTCGTCGCCATGGCGCGCGGCGAGATCGTGCTCGACAAGCGCATCGAGGACACCAACATCGACGAAGTGCACGGGGTGCTGTGATGAGGCGCCTTTCCTCTCCCTCACGAAGTGGGGGAGAGGTGTCGAGGGCTTCAGCCCGAGACGGAGAGGGGGGCCTTCTTCGTCTCAAGCGGCGGCGTCCCCCTCTCCGCTTCGCTTCGCTCAGCACCTCTCCCCCACTTCGTGGGGGCGAGGATGGGCGATGGCTTCACCCGATCTTCGGGTCGAGCTCGCCGGACTTGTAGCGCTTCGCCATCTCGGAGACGGGGATCGACTTGATCTTCGAGGCATGGCCGGCGGTGCCGAACTCCTCGAAGCGCTGCTTGCAGAGCTTGGTCATCGCGACCATGGCCGGCTTCAGGTACTTGCGCGGATCGAACTCGCTCGGGTCCTCCGCCAGCACCTTGCGGATCTGGCCGGTCAGCGCCATGCGGTTGTCGGTGTCAATGTTGATCTTGCGCACGCCGTGCTTGATGCCGCGCTGGATCTCTTCGACCGGCACGCCCCAGGTCGGCTTCATCTTGCCGCCGTACTGGTTGATGATGTCCTGCAGGTCCTGCGGCACCGACGACGACCCGTGCATGACGAGATGCGTGTTCGGGAGCTTGCGGTGGATCTCCTCGATCACGTTCATCGCCAGCACCGCGCCGTCCGGCTTGCGGCTGAACTTGTAGGCGCCGTGGCTGGTGCCCATGGCGATCGCCAGCGCGTCGACCTTAGTTTCCTTGACGAACTTCACCGCCTCGTCGGGGTTCGTGAGCAACTGGTCGTGGGACAGCTTGCCCTCGAAGCCGTGCCCGTCTTCCTTCTCGCCCTCGCCGGTCTCCAAGCTGCCGAGCACGCCGAGCTCGCCCTCGACGGAAATGCCGCCGAGATGGGCCATGTCGACCACCGTCTTCGTCACGCCGACGTTGTAGTCCCAGTCGCCCGGGGTCTTGCCGTCGGCCTTCAGCGAGCCGTCCATCATCACCGACGTGAAGCCGGCCTGGATCGCCGTCATGCAGGTGCCCGGCTCGTTGCCGTGGTCGAGATGCACGCAGACAGGGATGTGCGGATAGATCTCGGTGACGGCGTCCATCATGTGCTTCAGCATGATGTCGTTGGCATAGGAGCGCGCGCCGCGCGAGGCCTGCAGGATCACCGGGGCGTCGACCGCGTCCGCCGCCTCCATGATGGCCAGCGCCTGCTCCATGTTGTTGATGTTGAAGGCGGGCACACCGTAGCCGTGTTCGGCAGCGTGATCGAGCAATTGTCTCAGCGTGATGCGGGCCATGCAGAAATTCTCCTCGGTATACAATCGAGGCACGCCATAGGGCATATTTCATCCCTCTTCCATAGAGCTTTTGAGCGCAGTCCGCTTGCGATCCGCCCCCGGCAGTGCGGACAGCCGGGGTTGCGGCCGCGCCGTGTTGGTGCGTAACTGCACCAGACCTGATGAGATGGGCCGTATCCGATGCCGACCTCCGAGGCTCTCTGGATAACAAGTCCCGGCAATTGCGAACTCGACGCGACAGGCTTCGAGACGCCCGCGGGATTTGTTGAGGTCGAGACGCTGTTCTCCGGGATCAGCCGCGGCGCCGAGGCGCTCGTGTTCAGGGGCGAGGTGCCGGAAACCGAATGGCAGCGCATGCGCTGTCCCCTGCAGGAGGGCGTGTTCGCCTTCCCAGTGAAGTATGGCTACGCGACGGTCGGCGTCGTCGAGGAAGGTCCCCACGAACTGCTCGACCGGACCGTCTTCGTGCTGCATCCGCACCAGGCGCGGTTTTCGGCGCCCGAATCCATGGCGGTCCCGCTCCCGAAGGAGGTCCCGGCGGCGCGCGCCGTTCTGGCAGCCAGCATGGAGACGGCGCTCAACATCGTCTGGGATGCGCGCGCCGCACCCGGTGACCGCATCGCCATCGTCGGCGCCGGCGTCATCGGCGCGCTGGCCGGATACTTGTGCGCCCGTATTCCGGGGACCGAGGTGACGCTCGTCGACAAGAACCCGATGCGGGCCGCACTGGCAAGCACGCTGGGTTGCCGCTTCGCGCTGCCGCAGGACAGCCCCGAGGATTGCGACGTCGTCATCCACGCCAGCGCGAGCACGGCCGGTCTGGCGACCGCGCTTGCCGCGGCGGCAATGGAAGCGCGGGTGGTGGAGGCGAGCTGGTATGGCGCGAACCACGTAAGCGCACCGCTGGGCGCGGCCTTCCACAGTCGCCGTCTGCAGCTCGTGTCGTCACAGGTCGGGCATGTTCCCGCCGATCGCCGCGTGCGCTGGCCGAACCGGCGCAGGCTGAAGACGGCGCTTGGATTGCTCGCCGACGCCGGGCTGGACATCCTGATCAGCGGGGAGTCGGAATTTTCGCGGCTGCCCGCGCGCTACGCGGCGATCCTTGCCGATCCCGCAACGCTCTGCCACCGCGTCCGGTACGGCAGGACCCAATGAAGGCGCAAGCAATGGTCGCAGTCGAGGTCCGCGACCACATCATGATCGCCCACAGCCTGGCATCGCCGGTGCTCGGGCCGGCGCAGGGGCTGCACGGCGCGACCTTCGTCGTCGACGCGGCCTTCTACACCGAGGATCTCGACGGGAACGGGCTGGTCGTGGATATCGGCCTGGCGACAGGCAGCGATTGCAAGCTACGGTTCGACGCCCATCCGCTTCAGCCAGTTCTTCCCCGTGCCGCGGCCGCGCAGGATCGCCAGCGGGTCCTCGGCGTCGAGGCGCGAGCAGATGCGGTAGACCTCCAGCGTATCCGCGCTCATCTCGCCGCGCCTGTAGAAGAACATCGCTGCCGCGTAGCGCGCCCGGCCGGACCACTCCTCGCCGAGCGGCGTGTTGACCAGCGCCCAGTTCTCCGCCACCTCCGCGTCACTGCCGGCGGCGGTCGCAGGCTCCTGGCCGCCCCGTCTCCTCTTCCGGTTCATCTCAGCGCTCGCCCGGAGGATTGGCAGTGCGGCGTTCGAGCTTGATGAAGGGCCTCGGCACGACCTTCGCCCGCTTCATGAGCTTCTGGTACTGCAGCTCGCGCAATGCGTAGATCTCCACCCAGAGATCGTCGGTCACGGCGTCGCCGAAAGGTCGCGCCAAGCTTGCGATGGCGATGTTGCGCTTCGCCATCGGCGACCAGATCGCCGCGCTGACCACCCCGGCTTCAT
This portion of the Mesorhizobium shangrilense genome encodes:
- a CDS encoding DUF680 domain-containing protein; the encoded protein is MKTSAFLLAALLAIPGAAFAGDQAAKTSLPPKPAVEQKAVLDYKATGSVVRTEQSTATGEAGRQGKKLGIDVSPWIMPTYN
- a CDS encoding carbonic anhydrase, with protein sequence MTHLPDRLLTGYRNFMTGRYQSESSRYRSLAREGQKPEIMVVACCDSRAAPETIFDVGPGELFVLRNVANLVPPYEPDGEYHSTSAALEFAVQSLKVRNIVVMGHGRCGGIKAALAPESEPLSPGDFIGKWMSLVAPSADAVSKNTMMTATERQTALERISIRFSIANLRTFPCVRILEEKGKLSLHGAWFDISTGELWVMNRQTGDFERPDIG
- a CDS encoding OsmC family protein, with amino-acid sequence MDRTASAVWKGTLKEGSGTIDLQSGVFKSQPYSFKMRFEDESGKSGTNPEELIAAAHASCFAMQLSHFLAENGTPAEKLDAKAAVTLIPGTGITKSALTLVGTVPGLDAAKFKELAEKAKAGCPVSKALGAIEVTLDARLA
- a CDS encoding LysE family translocator encodes the protein MELSSLLIFAGALLVAAGSPGPSIAALVARVISKGFRDVLPFLMAMWIGEAIWLSLAVFGLAYIAQTFHIVFVAVKWAGIAYLVYLAWKMWTAPVAVSESELPREDSPMKLFLTGMAVTLGNPKIMMFYLALLPTIIDLTSVTVVGWAELTLTMALVLIAIDCTWVLAAAQARRLIRSPRAMRIANRISAGTMAGAAAAIAARS
- a CDS encoding glutamine amidotransferase, with protein sequence MAKKKVLLAGESWVSTSTHIKGFDQFPTVTYHTGADTLLEALKTSAFDVTFMPAHEAQRAFPQTMEALSAYDAVVLSDLGANTLLLHPDTWIHSKPTPNRLRLLRDYVHAGGGLLMFGGYYSFQGINGGARYRKTPVEDVLPVSCLPVDDRVEVPEGFTPVVGGPSDHPILRGLGADWPILLGFNEVAVKDGAEVLATVSSDYGSLPLLVTGRSGKGRTVAWTSDVGPHWLPPQSSAWDGYPRLFGQMLAWATGDD
- a CDS encoding FadR/GntR family transcriptional regulator; amino-acid sequence: MQQAPEETSRSLVSQAIGAITQHMRAHDLGPGDRLPSESQLSREMGVSRTVVREAFRSLAAMRLIELSAGKRAVIAELDYGVMSPVIEHGVQTEQISIQQIYDVRRTIEMRTAALASLRRSEDESARILAHTEGMRANFENLPALMEHDLAFHLEIAKAARNPVFTLIVGAFDGVTRQTWPIGWRSRSRVEDQLAMIDLHRELAEAIAAGDPARAQDLMAKHFDRSVKALVDAGMA
- a CDS encoding mandelate racemase/muconate lactonizing enzyme family protein — protein: MKISRIETIRIDERPNLLWVRVHTDEGLVGLGETFFMAETVETYIHEFVAPRVIGRDPMQIDLLASDLTGYLGFRSTGAEMRGNSAFDIALWDLFGKATGQPIAQLLGGFSRQEIRTYNTCAGTEYIKEATGQQAANFGLGNKGSYDDLNGFLHRADELAQSLLDEGTTAMKIWPFDMAAEKTRGQYISSADLKAALKPFEKIRKAVGDRMDIMVEFHSLWQLLPAMEIARELAQFRTFWHEDPIRMDSLSSLKRYAEASRAPICASETLGSRWAFRDLLETGAAGIVMLDVSWCGGLSEARKIAAMAEAWHLPVAPHDCTGPVVLCASTHLSLNAPNALVQESVRAFYRTWYRDLVTALPEVRNGMITVPPGPGLGMELNPEMDRLFSVRRRSSEAT
- a CDS encoding sugar ABC transporter substrate-binding protein — its product is MFAVLVACTALAGGAPTPASAQEPMNIVFTHHSSASNPFWQAVKKGFDDACAKLQANCQMIFTQTEGSIEQQSANMLAALAGKPDALITSIVDNNAFDQIIADARAAGVTVIASNVDDTEGAAGNARQAFIGQGFIPAGYELGKKMSEFFPKEGKIKALVGVSAPGQNWSEQRAAGVMKFLEEYKAANSGREVVIERLDTGTDGAVVADRVGAYLAANPDTTVYFDTGLWHAYVAQVLVDRGVEPGKVLMGGFDIVAEVLQQMEAGYIQVQVDQQPYMQGFMPVMEAYLTKTVGLLPADIDTGKGIIVKEDVPKLMELAKQGVR
- a CDS encoding ABC transporter permease — its product is MKRLMKIYLEKPELAAVVFLLLLLIVFQFRSNGVFLSTQNLRGMLGLLPEMGLVAIGVTLLMICGEFDLSVGSVFALTPMTMAVLLAAGVPFASAFAAGLVVALLVGFVNGFITIKFAIPSFITTLGMMFVARSLTVVISGGFPPLIPANALPKWLFTIYVGPGELFRMSFFWFLAIAILVSMLMSRTNFGNWVRATGGFLPAAQSMGIPTARVKIACFMICSLLVGFAGTIQVMRLGAPLPSIGEGLELQAVAAAVIGGTSLMGGVGTILGGIVGAVLIRVIDNGLVLSQVDANWFKMAIGLLTIFAVVVNAWMRKRARAIKVET
- a CDS encoding ATP-binding cassette domain-containing protein, with product MTAPIIEIRNLQKWYSGVHALKNVSLDIYPNEALGLVGDNGAGKSTLINILSGTQRADGGEIRMEGTPVDFANPREAMERGIETIYQYNSMVPTMTIARNVFIGREPVKASLFGIGILDQKKMREESVRAIADVDLHLRSPDALVGELSGGQRQGVAIARAMHFKSKVMILDEPTNHLSVKETNKVIGFVRGLKAQKITGVFISHNMHHVFDCCDRVVAMARGEIVLDKRIEDTNIDEVHGVL
- the fba gene encoding class II fructose-bisphosphate aldolase (catalyzes the reversible aldol condensation of dihydroxyacetonephosphate and glyceraldehyde 3-phosphate in the Calvin cycle, glycolysis, and/or gluconeogenesis), encoding MARITLRQLLDHAAEHGYGVPAFNINNMEQALAIMEAADAVDAPVILQASRGARSYANDIMLKHMMDAVTEIYPHIPVCVHLDHGNEPGTCMTAIQAGFTSVMMDGSLKADGKTPGDWDYNVGVTKTVVDMAHLGGISVEGELGVLGSLETGEGEKEDGHGFEGKLSHDQLLTNPDEAVKFVKETKVDALAIAMGTSHGAYKFSRKPDGAVLAMNVIEEIHRKLPNTHLVMHGSSSVPQDLQDIINQYGGKMKPTWGVPVEEIQRGIKHGVRKINIDTDNRMALTGQIRKVLAEDPSEFDPRKYLKPAMVAMTKLCKQRFEEFGTAGHASKIKSIPVSEMAKRYKSGELDPKIG
- a CDS encoding zinc-dependent alcohol dehydrogenase; its protein translation is MPTSEALWITSPGNCELDATGFETPAGFVEVETLFSGISRGAEALVFRGEVPETEWQRMRCPLQEGVFAFPVKYGYATVGVVEEGPHELLDRTVFVLHPHQARFSAPESMAVPLPKEVPAARAVLAASMETALNIVWDARAAPGDRIAIVGAGVIGALAGYLCARIPGTEVTLVDKNPMRAALASTLGCRFALPQDSPEDCDVVIHASASTAGLATALAAAAMEARVVEASWYGANHVSAPLGAAFHSRRLQLVSSQVGHVPADRRVRWPNRRRLKTALGLLADAGLDILISGESEFSRLPARYAAILADPATLCHRVRYGRTQ